In the genome of Hevea brasiliensis isolate MT/VB/25A 57/8 chromosome 14, ASM3005281v1, whole genome shotgun sequence, the window aaaaagacgcTAAATTTTGATCTTTCTGGATAGGTGCAATGGTAAAATTAAGTTTTAAGCTTTTATCATAATAGCCAATTCTCTGATTTCGTTTGCCTTCTTAATGTACTCtctaatggaaaaagaaaatattttagcaattaattaattagttaattccaACATTTTAGCAATAGTTCATTCAAAATCAAGTGCCCAGCTTATACTTCAGGGACCCTTGACTCAACCTAGTCATTAACCTCTACCCTTCAATTCAATTAAGTAATACTTTGATTTCAAATCGAATTTTTAGTGGTGCATAACTTCTTGATGATAAGGATACATATAGGTGGACAACCCGTTAATTTGAAGGGCTAGATTGTGTAAGCTACACAAATGAAGGACATCAAACAGAACAAAATACAAATCAGGTATAGAAAGTTCTCCAGAGGAAATTTCTAGTGTTGCCTCACCAAGAGACTGGTGGGAAAGGTACAATTCCACATCTGAATTTTCTTGATCTTGGCACCGTTTAATAAAGACCTAACAGGTATGAAGTTCACAACTTGATATTCTATATTCTGTGTGCATTTTTTAGTTAAAATGATGAATGGCCTTAGGTGAAAACTTACAACCAAGAAATTATATGATGCCTTTTATTTGCTGGCACCAAATGCCATGATAGCATAGATCTTAAATTTTCGCTGCATGTTCTGCAACTCTGCTGAATTCTTGAATCTGCTTCATCAAAAAACCAGAATAGGCAATGTCTTAAATGCTTAAATCTCCACCTTCTTCATTTATCAGAAATGAATGacaaaatattaaaaagtttatAGTTAGCTATCACTgataaataaatatgaaaaattattcACTTCAATTATGCACAGAATGCATATTAAAGTTTTTCAAGCATCAATTTTGACTTGGGAGCATTTTGGTGCAGAAGCTGAGGATGTGCGTATAATATCTACCAGTGTTGCGTTGGTGTCTATATGGCAGTATTTAGCAACCTAAGGTAATCTTTACACAATTCCTTATTTTTGACGCTAAAGATAGGATTTGTATACCAATGAACTTAGTGGTACCGGAGACCAATTGAGAGCAAAAGGCACAAATAATTTTACATTGTCATACGAGAAATTTTGTACAAAGCACTGTAGAAAGGAGAAAATTTTGCTTTCAATGAAAGTGATCACTGAGTGTTGAACAGTAGCAAAAGGGTAAACTTCAGCCACAAAAGCGACCAGTGTGACAATACGCTTTGCAGTGGAGCAACAAAGCATGACAGAGGAATCCATATGAATTCAGCAACATATACAATTCACCAGTCTTGATATGGTACTTTTTGATCTATCCATATGACTCTTGATGAGAAGAGATGATGCTGGGATGACTTGTTATTTTCAAGTCTTTGGTCAGGCCTTGAGCTTGCTGGCCCTGGAGTTTGGAGTATCAAAACTCTAAAGCTTTCTTAACTGTGTAGATATGAAAATAACCTTTGGCCAGTCCTTCAATTGGTCTGCACAAAACAAAGGAAAATTTCAGTTAATAATCATGAAAGATTAGACTACATTGCAAACCGAATCACTTTTTGGCTCCATAAGTCCAATGTATGAAAGCTAAATGGTAACTAAGTTGAACAGTACAAAATACCTGGGTCATATGCTGCCATTCTTTGGACTTGAACCTGTTTTCCACTTTTTTCAGCCATTTGTCAGAATCGTGTAAAGATGTTTCTGAGAATTAATATGAACATAGGTGATAAAATCAGATGCAGAAGCTATGTTATTCTGACTTGCATATATGACATTACTGAAATATAAATTGCATATATGACTCGCATATGTGATATCATTGAAACATAAATTGAGTGTTGAGAAATCAAACAATAGTTTACATTTTTCGGTTCCACTTTTTATATGTCAGCCTGTGAGGAGGTACCTGGATTAAGCACAATCCATAAAACCATAATTCCTCATCTTGAATGCAGGAtaatctttcttcttttttttttttttttaactacctTCTGCaacattaaagaaataaattaaaaagaaaaataaaaaaaagaggcaTACATCATGAAAATAGATAATATAGCTTAAGTTCTTTAAAATTGATTACCTATAATTTCCACAAATGGAATGCGAGCTAATTCCTGCAACTCTCGCCCTTTACCCTTCTGGCAGCTTTGTTGAAGTAGAGGGCAGTTATAGATCTGCAATTGCAAAAGAGAGGGAGGCAGACCATTCTTTGGAAAGGAGGCAAGTTTAGGGCATCTCACGATCCTCATATATTCAAGTGATGTGAGGCTTTTAAAACCCTTGCTGGAAAGGTATTTCAGGTCTTGGAATTCTTCAATGATAAGGCTAGTAAGAGAGGTAGGCAACTTCATATCTATCTCATCCTGTGGAAAGGACAACACACCAGGACATCCGCCTATACTGAGGTTCTTGAGAGAGGTGAGTCTGTGCAAACCCCAAGCAAACAGAGGGGTATAAATCTCGACATTATGAATACAAAGTGATGTCAAGTTGGTGGGGAAGCCTTCTTCTGGAAAGGATATAATGCCTGGACAATGTTGTATAGCTAATTCTTGAAGTGAAGTGAGATTGTGCATATTATCCGGAAGGACTTTGAGCTTATCACAGTGACTTATCTTAATGTGGTGGAGATTGGTGAGCATGTGCAGATTCTTGGGTAAGGATTTAAGATAAGGAAGATATCTGATTTTAATAGATTCAAGAAATGTGTTGTTGTCAAACCTTTCAGCTATTGACTCTATCTTTGCATTTGTGCTGTGAAATGAGAAACAATCCAAAACCAGATATTTAAGAGAAGCAGGTAACTCCCCTAAGAATGTAAGAGAGCTGCAGCCATCAATTTCCAAATTCTGGAGATTAGATAAGTTAGTGTCGCAGCTGATACTATCCTCATCAGTAACCCTAGAAGAGGAATAAGCCTCTCCCACATCCAGCAGCCTCTGCAATTCGGTGCAGCGACTGATCTTTAGCCTTTTTAGAGTTGGAGGCAGCTGATGTCTTCCAATGGAAATCAAAGAATGACAATAATCAATTGTCAACTCTTCAAGACACAAACTGCTGTAAACTACTGCATCTGGCAAAGAAATAAGTCTAAAGCAACCTTCAATAGATAGCTTTCTCAGCGACTTAAAACTGTGAAGCCATGGCAGTAGTCTCTCAAGCCTTTCACAacgatgaaattgtaaaattcttATTTCACTATCAGCGACGCCCTTTTGCAACAACTCTTCAGTTTCAGCGATGCCCTCATCAGGCTCCCAACGTAGATGATTGAAACGTGGGATATAAACATCAGAACCAATAGTTAATGTTTCTAACTTTCTTAAGCCTTGCATCAACTCTTCTGGTCGAAATAAAGATGGTCCCGTTACATTCAAGACGTTTGCCGAGCTAAAGCCTCCACCCAGTTCAACCTTTCTGCATCCATTGATTACTAAGCGTAAGCGAGATATCACCGGAAGGCTTGCAAATGAAACCACCAATTCACAACATTCTATAATATCAAGCTTTTGCAATGAAGACAAATGGCTGGGCAATTTTCCCAACAGTTTGGGACACCTAACAATAGAAAGTTCGCGCAGATGAGGGAATTCATACCCACAAATCTTCCACTCTTCCCATTCATACATGTCCTCAAAGTGCAACGTCTTAAGAGCCGGAAAAGGATTTGAATTGCTCATACCCTCACCATAAAACTCACGATCAACCACTTTTACATTGGGAAACTCTTTGATAACCAAGTACTTGAGAGAGGAAAGCAGCCCAAGTTGCGGCAAGGTTGTGCACTTGAAGCAATTCTCCAACTTTAGGCTCACCAAATTGCTAAATAAAGGATCCCCTACCCACGATGGAAATTGAATACCACCATAACGAATTATGGTGAGCTTTTTCAGATTTCCGTGAGGTTTCATCTTCTCAATTACTTCCCTATGGCAAATTTCATTTGGAATATTTTGAAATTTCAATCCActccaaaaataaaaaattccccAATCCATCACCAAATCGTCCACTTTCTCCTTGTCTAATAGAATGGCTCCCCTTACATCTGAATCATTAGCCACATTCTCCAGCCTTGAAATGCGGAGTGACCCTTGAAGAAATTTTAAATTCGTCAAAGCTGTTATACTGACTTCGTTCCCTTCCCCCACAACAAAATCAGACAATGTCCGAAGACTTTTTAATTCTTCTATTCCCTGTGGCATCCCTTCCACACATGTGTCTTGGATATCAAGATGACGCAGGTTGATCAGATTTTGCATTTCTAAAGGCAATTTCTTGAGATGCCAACAGCCTCTCAGCAGCATAGTCTGTAAGTTGCATAGAAAGGTTGTTGTCTCAGGTAAAGTTCTAACAGAGGTGTATGAAAGGTCAAGATACCTTAGATGCTTCAAGGCACCTATTGAATCTGGTAGTTCAGTGATATTATAACCATGGAAGGATAGCACCCTTAAACACCGTAACATTGATAACAAATAAGAAGGGACACAATTTGCTAAGGAGTTATATGGACAACCATAACGGTGTAGTGATAAAGGCAGGAAGGTTCGCATACACTTGATATTTTCAAACAACTCAAATCTTTCACAGCGATCATAGGGGCTAGGGATGTAAGAAGAGTGGCGAGATTTTTCTTGCTTGCGTGGAGTCACTTTATCCTCCAATCTGAAACATGCATCTCCAGCAACCACTTGTGCTAGGTCATTCACCAGGTCATGCATTATGAATCCACCAGTGCTTGAAGATTGAAAAAATGATCTAGAGAATAGATCTTGAAAATACTCTTCTCCCACATCCTCCATATGTTGACCGTCTCGTTGCTCAATTAGACCTTCTGCCATCCATAGAAGGACTAGCTCTTTCTCTTCAAATACATAATCCTTGGGGAATATTGCACAATAAGCGAAACACCTCTTTAAATGGGAAGGGAGATGATAATAGCTTAATTTTAACACAGGAAGAATGTTGTTGACATCGTCTTGTAAATTCCAGATTTTGCTGTTCATTACATTTTCCCAATCCTCCCATGGTTTTGAGCGTAGAAGGCCACCCAAAGTCCTTGCCGCCAAAGGCAAGCCACCACACTTCTCGATGACCTTGTCGCGGATGACTTCCAATTTTGGATCTGCAACTCTTCTACTAGCAAAGGCATGGTAAAGAAACAATTTCCAGCAATTTTCATCTGAAATACAATTCAAATTGTGAGATTCAATTGTTTCCATCATCCGTGCAATAGCTTCATCACGTGTTGTCACAATCACTCTGCTTCCCGGAGCTCCATGCATCAATGGAGAACACAAGGCATTCCACTCATCATAATTCTTGTTCCAGACATCGTCTAAAACAATCAAAAACTTCTTTCCTTCTAATTTTTCACACAACTCCAGTTGAACTTGATTGAGCTCGTTTAGATAACACGACTGTCGAGTGATCGACTCAAGAATGCTCTTTGTTATCTTCAAAATGTCAAACTCATCAGACACACAAACCCATCCTTTTAGATGAAATTGTTGTTGTGATGACTTATCATTGCAGTTGTAGACAAGCCGGGCGAGCGTTGTTTTACCCACCCCTCCCATCCCAAAAATGGGTATTACTCCAACTTTCACATCACTTGTATTTGAAATCAAATCAAGTATCTTCCTTTTATCTTCATCTCTGCCATACACTTCAGGTTCATTATCCAAACATGTACTGGGCGGTCGCACACATACCTTGCTAGAGGACGTCCCACCAACATTTCTCTTTATCAAATCCAAGTCGTTTTGCTGGTCTACGATCTGCTGAAATCTGATAGTGATCTCCTTCATCTTGAACAACATCGTTGAATTGAACATGACTGCCCCTGGATTGATGGTAATTGACACAGTATGAAAGAGTTTCCGAAGCTTACTTGAACCAGCTTCAGTTTCTCCCTTCAACTGGCGTTGCAAATATTCAGTTTGAAACTCGTCCAAGATGTCCTCCACATCATAAGCCAAATCTTTGAGCTCGTCCAGCCACATCTTCACCGACTGGTTAGACATCTGCTTCTCCTCTGCATCTTCAAGCATGGCTTGGATCGTCCTCAATCTTTTCTCCCACTCGTTAATTTCAGCACTTACTTGCCTCTCACGAGCAAACTTTAGAAACTCAGGGCACTCAATCCTCTCAAACAAGGCCTGAATGAATGATGACAGAGCAGACTCTGCAATGAAAGACACGGCCTGTCCAACAAAAGACATGATTTTTTCTTAGAACAGAGTAACTATGAAAGAGATGGATAGACAGCGAGGACAGATAGGTGTTTCGGGAAGGCGGATTTGCAAAGGGCTAGTCGTGTTTATCAGGACGCTTATGTTCTCCATCAGAGAGAGGAAACTGGAACTGAAAGAGGTGAGAGGCAGGGAGGGAGCAGAAAACACTTTTATGTTTATGCTCACAAATGTAACAACTCTTGTCTCTTAAAATTTTAGTCAActacttataaatatattaattaagagATTTTTTTATCTTATGATTTATTATTGTAAAGGTTACTTATGATATTAGAATTTTCGAGttttaacataaaaaatataatcaaataaaaatttaaatttatgaaatgtgaaataatacaattaatttttttatcaattaaaatttaataatacaaatttgtaaatattaagaacaattaaaaaataaagtaGTGAAagtga includes:
- the LOC131172679 gene encoding putative disease resistance RPP13-like protein 1; this translates as MSFVGQAVSFIAESALSSFIQALFERIECPEFLKFARERQVSAEINEWEKRLRTIQAMLEDAEEKQMSNQSVKMWLDELKDLAYDVEDILDEFQTEYLQRQLKGETEAGSSKLRKLFHTVSITINPGAVMFNSTMLFKMKEITIRFQQIVDQQNDLDLIKRNVGGTSSSKVCVRPPSTCLDNEPEVYGRDEDKRKILDLISNTSDVKVGVIPIFGMGGVGKTTLARLVYNCNDKSSQQQFHLKGWVCVSDEFDILKITKSILESITRQSCYLNELNQVQLELCEKLEGKKFLIVLDDVWNKNYDEWNALCSPLMHGAPGSRVIVTTRDEAIARMMETIESHNLNCISDENCWKLFLYHAFASRRVADPKLEVIRDKVIEKCGGLPLAARTLGGLLRSKPWEDWENVMNSKIWNLQDDVNNILPVLKLSYYHLPSHLKRCFAYCAIFPKDYVFEEKELVLLWMAEGLIEQRDGQHMEDVGEEYFQDLFSRSFFQSSSTGGFIMHDLVNDLAQVVAGDACFRLEDKVTPRKQEKSRHSSYIPSPYDRCERFELFENIKCMRTFLPLSLHRYGCPYNSLANCVPSYLLSMLRCLRVLSFHGYNITELPDSIGALKHLRYLDLSYTSVRTLPETTTFLCNLQTMLLRGCWHLKKLPLEMQNLINLRHLDIQDTCVEGMPQGIEELKSLRTLSDFVVGEGNEVSITALTNLKFLQGSLRISRLENVANDSDVRGAILLDKEKVDDLVMDWGIFYFWSGLKFQNIPNEICHREVIEKMKPHGNLKKLTIIRYGGIQFPSWVGDPLFSNLVSLKLENCFKCTTLPQLGLLSSLKYLVIKEFPNVKVVDREFYGEGMSNSNPFPALKTLHFEDMYEWEEWKICGYEFPHLRELSIVRCPKLLGKLPSHLSSLQKLDIIECCELVVSFASLPVISRLRLVINGCRKVELGGGFSSANVLNVTGPSLFRPEELMQGLRKLETLTIGSDVYIPRFNHLRWEPDEGIAETEELLQKGVADSEIRILQFHRCERLERLLPWLHSFKSLRKLSIEGCFRLISLPDAVVYSSLCLEELTIDYCHSLISIGRHQLPPTLKRLKISRCTELQRLLDVGEAYSSSRVTDEDSISCDTNLSNLQNLEIDGCSSLTFLGELPASLKYLVLDCFSFHSTNAKIESIAERFDNNTFLESIKIRYLPYLKSLPKNLHMLTNLHHIKISHCDKLKVLPDNMHNLTSLQELAIQHCPGIISFPEEGFPTNLTSLCIHNVEIYTPLFAWGLHRLTSLKNLSIGGCPGVLSFPQDEIDMKLPTSLTSLIIEEFQDLKYLSSKGFKSLTSLEYMRIVRCPKLASFPKNGLPPSLLQLQIYNCPLLQQSCQKGKGRELQELARIPFVEIIEGTSSQADI